From Elaeis guineensis isolate ETL-2024a chromosome 16, EG11, whole genome shotgun sequence, a single genomic window includes:
- the LOC105059111 gene encoding uncharacterized protein, giving the protein MELRPLTPPSTNCFTKRAIMISNFKVQSGSNPSTGPPFHFNSHGRAQKNCLVSSALPETAASVIVSAIAVSAAAALLARRTKASDPTMSSLKICEDCGGSGICAECNGEGFVLKKLSEQSAEKARMAAKNMATRYTAGLPKKWSYCSKCSSARSCRTCGGTGRVSF; this is encoded by the exons ATGGAGCTCAGACCACTGACCCCTCCATCAACGAATTGCTTTACCAAAAGGG CCATtatgatttcaaatttcaaagtgcAAAGTGGCAGCAATCCTTCCACAGGGCCTCCATTTCACTTTAACTCACATGGAAGGGCACAAAAAAATTGCTTGGTGTCCTCTGCATTACCCGAAACTGCTGCATCAGTGATAGTTTCTGCAATTGCTGTGAGTGCTGCAGCGGCACTTCTTGCAAGGAGAACAAAAGCTTCTGATCCCACCATG AGCTCTTTAAAAATTTGCGAAGATTGTGGTGGTTCTGGTATCTGTGCTGAATGTAATGGAGAGGGATTTGTACTTAAGAAACTGTCAGAACAAAGTGCTGAGAAGGCAAGAATGGCTGCAAAGAACATGGCCACTCGGTACACTGCAGG GCTTCCGAAGAAATGGAGTTACTGCTCAAAATGCTCTTCAGCTCGGTCTTGTCGAACTTGTGGAGGGACTGGGCGAGTAAGCTTTTAA